From Salmo salar chromosome ssa04, Ssal_v3.1, whole genome shotgun sequence, one genomic window encodes:
- the psmg1 gene encoding proteasome assembly chaperone 1, translating into MATFFGEVLSVYSRAVEEDDDDLDDENEDERIHREIEEKREVHIAWCPEVAQSLEGSGSNKLQCSDLIIAVGTNAAGFLSAYVLNTESWDAVGHVSLWNERSRGSSRQSIAPLPGEPACLFYRHRDNPAVLVCQSTCYIAEDQLFQWTEKVFGCLQKRGLSVMVLSDSPVAEYKTPDYLYGSAVPFLRSLKSSASKSQALCPALEQPNILTGLPAAVLSHCQVHQIPAVLYQCYTDVISPDSITMETYKPALLCLSKLVKLEPCLSADVLRKFAKVTEAQSNLYT; encoded by the exons ATGGCAACGTTTTTCGGAGAGGTTTTATCTGTTTACTCGCGTGCAGTCGAAGAAGACGACGATGATCTGGATGATGAAAACGAAGATGAGCGAATTCACAGAGAGATAGAAGAAAAGAG GGAGGTCCATATTGCGTGGTGCCCTGAAGTCGCACAATCACTTGAGGGCTCTGGCAGCAACAAGTTGCAATGCTCAGACCTCATCATTGCCGTGGGCACTAATGCTGCAG GATTTCTGTCTGCATATGTGTTGAACACTGAAAGCTGGGATGCAGTGGGCCATGTGTCACTATGGAATGAGAGGAGTAGGGGCTCCAGTAGACAGAGCATTGCCCCACTGCCTGGAGAGCCAGCCTGTCTCTTCTACCGACACAGGGACAACCCAGCA GTCCTGGTCTGCCAAAGCACTTGTTACATTGCGGAGGACCAACTATTTCAATGGACAGAAAAG GTGTTTGGCTGCCTCCAGAAGAGAGGGCTCAGTGTGATGGTGCTGTCGGACAGCCCTGTGGCTGAGTACAAAACACCAGACTACCTCTACGGTAGCGCAGTCCCTTTCCTACGCTCCCTCAAGAGCAGTGCCTCCAAGAGCCAGGCCCTCTGCCCTGCACTCGAGCAGCCAAACATCCTCACTGGACTGCCAGCTGCAG TACTGAGCCACTGCCAAGTCCATCAGATTCCAGCTGTTCTGTACCAATGCTACACTGATGTCATCAGCCCAGACTCTATCACCATGGAAACCTACAAACCTGCCCTGTTGTGTCTAAGCAAGTTGGTCAAG TTGGAGCCTTGTCTCAGCGCTGACGTCCTCCGAAAGTTTGCCAAAGTCACTGAGGCTCAGAGTAATCTGTATACTTAA